Below is a window of Pseudomonadota bacterium DNA.
ATTTTAACCGTTACCTTCCTTCTCGTAAACCTGTCAACGGAAAGGCCTCCCGTAAACCTTCCTGCGCCTCCTGTGGGCAACACATGGTTTGTTCCGATATAATAATCCCCCATAGCAACCGGCGTGTACGGACCGAGATAGACAATGCCGGGATACCGTATCTGTGCTGCAACGCCTTCGTCCCCTATCAATTCCATATGTTCGGGTGCAATAGTGTTTATAGCCTGGACAGCTTTATTTACGTCCCGGTAATGGACAAAGAAGCTGTTCCCTTTTAATGCCTTTTCAATAATCTCTTTTCTCTCATTGACAACCATCAGCTTTTCTATGCTCTTCGATATGCTCTCAATATGCTCTTTCGACGGTGAAAACAGCCCCACTGTGGCCATTGCATCGTGCTCGGCCTGTGAGAAAAGATCCCATGCCACCGCATCCGGCGAAAATGCCTCTGTACAAAGGACAATAAGTTCTGTGGGCCCGGCCAGCATGTCTATACCTACTGTTCCGTAAACATCCCGCTTTGCCTCATCTACATAGGCATTGCCCGGCCCGACAACCATATCCACCTTCGGTATGCTTCCTATTCCATACGCAAAGGCATATACTGCCTGTGCGCCGCCTATGCGATATACGTCCTTTATCCCCAGGAGCAAAGCGGCGGCGGACACATGGGGGTCCAAAGACCCGTCAATAGTCGGGGTTGTCGCATATATTTTGTCCACTCCTGCAATCTGCGCCGGTACAACCCCCATGATCAGAGATGAGGGGTACGTTGCCCTTCCTCCGGGCACATAAACCAGCACCCGCTCAACGGGCTCAAGGGTCTCGTGCACGACAACACCTTTTCTTTTGTATGTCCTTTTACGTCCGCCCTGTGTTTTGTGATATTGCGCAACGTTTTTTATCATTCCCCTGAGTACGGCAAGGTCTTTCCTGTTTACCAGGGATGCCCTTTCCCGCAGTTCGTCTTCGCTTATCTTAAACGGGTGGCCCATTGTCCACCTGTCCCATTTTCTTGAAAACTCTGCAAGGGCTTCTTCGCCTTTTTGCAACAATTCATTTTTTATATTTTCAACAGAATTTTTTATGTCTTTTTTCTGTTTTTCCCTTCCATCAACAACAAAGGCGAGGAGCTCGCTATATTCCTTTTCAAGATCCCAGACCTTCATCCTTTCTCCTTTCTATCTTTGCACCCAGTTTCGTCAGTTTTTCCTCTATTGATTCATAACCCCTGTCAATGTGGTAAATCCTTGAAATCTGGGTAATACCGTAGGCGGCAAGGCCCGCAAGCACAAGGGAAGCGCTTGCGCGCAAATCCGATGCCATGACCTTTGCTCCGGAAAGCATTTTAACGCCCCTTACTATTGCCGTATTCCCTATTACCTTAACATC
It encodes the following:
- the hisD gene encoding histidinol dehydrogenase, which codes for MKVWDLEKEYSELLAFVVDGREKQKKDIKNSVENIKNELLQKGEEALAEFSRKWDRWTMGHPFKISEDELRERASLVNRKDLAVLRGMIKNVAQYHKTQGGRKRTYKRKGVVVHETLEPVERVLVYVPGGRATYPSSLIMGVVPAQIAGVDKIYATTPTIDGSLDPHVSAAALLLGIKDVYRIGGAQAVYAFAYGIGSIPKVDMVVGPGNAYVDEAKRDVYGTVGIDMLAGPTELIVLCTEAFSPDAVAWDLFSQAEHDAMATVGLFSPSKEHIESISKSIEKLMVVNERKEIIEKALKGNSFFVHYRDVNKAVQAINTIAPEHMELIGDEGVAAQIRYPGIVYLGPYTPVAMGDYYIGTNHVLPTGGAGRFTGGLSVDRFTRRKVTVKIEKEFLDKYGDNAIRLSRIEGLFAHGESIKARKEL